The following proteins come from a genomic window of Aquimarina sp. MAR_2010_214:
- a CDS encoding MATE family efflux transporter yields MSKIIGFKNINRLAIPAIIAGIAEPLLSITDTAIVGNIPEYGTESLAAVGIVGSFLSALIWILGQTRSAISAIISQYLGAGKIEEVKTLPAQAIFFNVALSIFVLISTVFFVEEIFKLYNASGLILKYCVVYYDIRVWGFPLTLFTFAVFGIFRGLQNTFWPMIVAVIGAVANIVLDFILVYGIEGFILPMGISGAAWASLISQLLMAIIVFILLLTKTNVSLKLRFPLNKELGRLVTMSLNLFVRSIALNTALYFATSNATEYGDEYIAAYTIAMNIWMFTAFFIDGYGGAGNILGGKLLGAKDYKSLWKLGKRVSTYGIGVSLILAIFGFIFYDAIGEVFTSETIVLETFYSVFFIVLIVQPINGLAFVFDGIFKGLGEMSYLRNVLLGATFLGFIPTLYLCNFFDLKLYGIWIAFTVWALFRGVALVIKFRNKFLPLIS; encoded by the coding sequence ATGAGTAAGATAATTGGTTTTAAAAATATAAATCGTCTGGCTATTCCGGCTATTATTGCCGGTATTGCAGAACCATTGCTATCGATAACCGATACAGCTATCGTAGGTAATATTCCCGAATATGGTACCGAATCCCTTGCAGCAGTAGGTATTGTTGGGTCTTTTTTGTCGGCACTAATTTGGATTCTCGGGCAAACCCGAAGTGCGATATCTGCTATCATTTCTCAATATCTGGGAGCAGGAAAAATAGAAGAAGTAAAAACATTGCCCGCGCAAGCTATTTTCTTCAATGTGGCTCTTAGTATTTTTGTATTGATCTCTACTGTTTTCTTTGTTGAAGAGATTTTTAAGTTGTACAATGCTTCAGGATTAATTTTAAAATACTGTGTAGTCTATTATGATATCAGGGTATGGGGGTTTCCTTTAACCTTATTCACATTTGCTGTTTTTGGTATTTTTAGAGGGCTACAGAATACATTTTGGCCAATGATTGTTGCTGTAATTGGTGCCGTAGCCAATATTGTTTTAGATTTCATTTTGGTATATGGAATCGAAGGGTTTATTCTTCCAATGGGGATTAGCGGAGCCGCATGGGCAAGTTTAATTTCACAATTACTCATGGCAATTATTGTCTTTATATTATTGTTGACTAAAACCAATGTAAGCCTCAAGTTACGTTTCCCTCTAAATAAAGAATTGGGTAGACTAGTTACCATGAGTCTTAATTTATTTGTACGATCTATAGCATTAAATACAGCATTATATTTCGCAACCTCTAATGCAACAGAATATGGGGATGAATATATTGCTGCATATACGATAGCAATGAACATCTGGATGTTTACTGCATTTTTTATTGACGGTTATGGAGGAGCAGGTAATATCCTTGGTGGAAAACTATTAGGCGCAAAAGATTATAAATCCCTATGGAAATTAGGTAAGCGTGTAAGCACTTATGGTATTGGTGTGAGTTTGATTTTAGCAATATTTGGATTTATATTTTATGATGCAATAGGAGAAGTATTTACAAGTGAAACCATAGTGTTAGAAACATTTTATAGCGTCTTTTTTATTGTTTTAATTGTACAGCCCATTAATGGTTTGGCTTTTGTCTTTGATGGAATTTTTAAAGGTCTTGGCGAAATGAGTTATTTAAGAAATGTATTATTGGGAGCAACATTCTTAGGGTTTATACCTACTCTTTATTTATGTAACTTTTTTGATTTAAAGCTATACGGGATATGGATAGCGTTTACGGTTTGGGCACTTTTTAGAGGAGTAGCACTCGTCATAAAGTTTAGAAATAAGTTTTTGCCCCTGATTTCTTAA
- a CDS encoding GNAT family N-acetyltransferase, whose translation MIRKAVLSDLDAIYTLTRSCAKAMIANGIYQWNEHYPTQERFQKDVELQELYVLEEEDYIKGIIVLTDLVDEEYIPVGWLTDNTNNLYIHRVAVDPEYWGKGYAQKLMDFGEEYARKNQYQSVRLDTFSQNKRNQKFYEIRGYQRLEDIYFPKQSEHPFHCYELVL comes from the coding sequence ATGATTCGTAAAGCAGTATTATCTGATTTGGATGCTATTTACACATTGACTCGATCTTGCGCCAAAGCGATGATAGCTAATGGCATATATCAATGGAATGAGCATTATCCAACACAGGAACGTTTTCAAAAAGATGTTGAGTTACAAGAGCTATATGTTCTCGAAGAAGAAGATTATATCAAAGGAATTATTGTGCTTACTGATCTAGTAGATGAAGAATATATTCCTGTTGGGTGGTTAACAGATAACACCAATAATCTTTATATACATCGTGTAGCAGTTGATCCAGAATATTGGGGAAAGGGATATGCTCAAAAACTAATGGATTTTGGAGAAGAATATGCTCGAAAAAATCAATATCAATCGGTTAGATTAGACACTTTCAGTCAAAATAAAAGAAACCAGAAATTTTATGAAATCAGAGGGTATCAACGTTTGGAGGATATCTATTTTCCAAAGCAAAGCGAACATCCATTTCACTGTTATGAGTTGGTTTTATGA
- a CDS encoding universal stress protein: MKNILVPLGLSEHSISMARLQYTIDFAKELKATVYVVEVFKELPRSSSLPSVNKTLKEITASSIQEKVAKIDKKGVEVIALPLEGELLEAIPKFNLKHSINLLVLGAEVKDIKDLYFLGAVSGSLVKNTEIPVLIIPQMYTFMPIKKTLMAVKSGIVKKKNALTPVKEILSTFGGDLKLLQVKTANFLAEDSKFDKDLGEITSSYKSSENATLFQGLLEHLNESYPDLVCVFRRKRGFFAKLWEKDAILKKDFDSRIPLLVLRGSD, from the coding sequence ATGAAAAATATATTGGTTCCCTTGGGGTTGTCTGAACATTCAATTAGCATGGCCAGACTTCAATACACTATAGATTTTGCAAAAGAACTCAAAGCAACGGTCTATGTCGTAGAGGTTTTTAAAGAACTACCCAGATCTAGTAGTCTTCCCTCTGTAAACAAAACACTAAAGGAAATCACAGCCTCTTCTATTCAAGAAAAAGTTGCAAAAATTGACAAAAAAGGAGTAGAAGTAATTGCTTTACCATTAGAAGGAGAACTTCTTGAAGCTATCCCAAAATTTAATTTAAAGCACTCTATAAATTTACTCGTTTTAGGTGCAGAGGTTAAGGATATTAAAGACCTTTATTTTCTTGGTGCTGTTTCTGGAAGTCTTGTGAAAAATACAGAAATCCCTGTACTAATTATTCCTCAAATGTATACTTTTATGCCTATCAAAAAGACACTTATGGCAGTCAAATCAGGTATCGTGAAAAAGAAAAATGCATTAACTCCTGTAAAGGAAATTTTAAGTACTTTTGGTGGTGATTTGAAATTGCTTCAGGTAAAAACAGCAAATTTCTTAGCCGAAGATTCTAAGTTTGATAAGGATTTAGGTGAGATTACCTCATCATATAAGTCGTCTGAAAATGCTACCTTATTTCAAGGACTTTTAGAGCATCTTAATGAGAGTTATCCGGATCTTGTTTGTGTTTTTAGGAGAAAACGAGGTTTCTTTGCCAAACTTTGGGAAAAAGATGCTATCCTTAAAAAGGACTTTGATAGTAGAATTCCTTTATTAGTTTTAAGAGGGTCAGATTAA
- a CDS encoding aminotransferase class III-fold pyridoxal phosphate-dependent enzyme produces the protein MMQYSILQITTNQAEQILHQLFDIKGKASSLPGEIDFNFRIKTEHGNEYILKISRPDENINYLDYQQQLLEYVEKKEKDLIAPRVIRDKEGNHISEIIDDNNTLRKVRLLSWISGRVWSSVNPQLDTLRHSLGEQCGLLTSALQGFDHLEAHREFVWDIAQSLWTKKHLHLFEGEEKDIISFFQNRFETVQDSYTTLRKSVVHNDANDNNVIVSEDLINPKVKAAIDYGDAIHTQIINDVAIACAYAIMNHNDPLEATLPILQGYHTTFSLKESELKHLYIAIAMRLVISVTKSAINKIEEPDNTYLLISEKPAWEVLKKWRQISEEYAHYSFRHICEYSAHPNEQAFRAWAENNTYSLSELFPSIQKNEICLLDLSVSSKWVGHQQEFNDLEVFQFKIDRLQKENSNKIIAGGYLEPRALYTSTTYDKTGNSGRESRTVHLGVDFWLPANTRVHAFLDGEVVAAFNHTGDKNYGGLIILKHQNDALEFYTLYGHLTVDSVIQKQPGDIIKKGECIGYLGDPTQNGNWAPHLHFQIMLSMLNYTVDFPGVAYYNQIDVWKGLCPDPNFLFKLESLNSQSDATNEELITYRKKHLGKSLSLQYKTPIKMVRGAGQYLIDQYGKKYLDTVNNVAHVGHENYAVVKAGQEQMALINTNSRYLHDTINQLAKELIETLPPELNVLHFVNSGSEANELAIRMVKAVTGECDIIASEVGYHGNANMCIDISSYKFDGNGGHGAPEHTHIFPLPDAYRGKYRGENTGEHYALEVQNCIEEVHKKGRGVGAFIIEPIISCGGQIELPDGFLPKAYEYTRAAGGLCISDEVQVGCGRVGKTFWGFQLYDVIPDIITIGKPLGNGHPLAAVVCTQEVADKFANGMEYFNTFGGNPVSSAIGTAVLKTVKRDKLQQHALKIGTFLKEELKKLTIKYPIIGDVRGQGLFLGFELVDDNMNPLANHADYLANRIKDYGILMSTDGPDHNVLKIKPPMIFTEENAEELIFYLDKVCAEDYMQSIKEI, from the coding sequence ATGATGCAATATTCTATTTTACAAATAACTACTAATCAGGCAGAACAAATACTGCATCAATTATTCGATATTAAAGGAAAAGCCTCATCTCTTCCTGGAGAAATTGATTTTAATTTTAGGATTAAAACTGAACATGGAAATGAATATATTCTTAAAATATCAAGACCTGATGAAAATATCAATTATCTGGATTATCAACAACAGCTATTAGAATATGTAGAAAAAAAAGAAAAGGATCTTATAGCACCCAGAGTAATCCGAGATAAAGAAGGGAATCACATATCCGAAATTATAGATGACAATAATACACTTAGAAAAGTACGTCTATTATCCTGGATAAGTGGTAGAGTATGGAGCAGTGTTAATCCGCAATTAGATACGTTACGACATAGCTTAGGAGAACAATGTGGATTGCTAACAAGTGCCTTACAAGGATTTGATCACCTTGAAGCACATCGTGAATTTGTTTGGGACATCGCACAATCTTTATGGACCAAAAAACATCTACATCTGTTTGAAGGAGAAGAAAAAGATATCATTTCTTTTTTTCAAAATAGATTTGAGACCGTTCAGGATTCGTATACTACACTTAGAAAATCGGTAGTTCACAACGATGCTAATGACAATAATGTTATTGTTTCAGAAGATTTGATCAACCCTAAGGTTAAAGCAGCAATAGATTATGGAGATGCAATACACACACAGATTATAAATGATGTAGCTATTGCATGTGCGTATGCTATAATGAATCATAATGATCCACTAGAAGCAACTTTACCAATACTGCAAGGATACCATACTACTTTTTCGTTAAAAGAAAGTGAATTGAAGCATCTGTATATAGCAATAGCCATGCGCTTGGTAATTTCCGTTACAAAATCTGCTATTAATAAAATCGAGGAACCCGATAATACATACTTACTAATTAGTGAAAAGCCAGCTTGGGAAGTCCTCAAGAAATGGAGGCAAATTAGCGAAGAGTATGCCCATTATAGTTTTAGACATATTTGTGAGTATTCTGCACATCCTAATGAACAAGCATTTAGAGCTTGGGCAGAAAATAACACCTATTCCTTATCAGAACTGTTTCCTTCAATTCAAAAAAATGAGATATGCCTCTTAGATTTAAGCGTATCCAGCAAATGGGTTGGGCACCAACAAGAATTTAATGATTTAGAGGTATTTCAATTTAAAATAGATCGGCTTCAAAAGGAAAACTCTAACAAGATTATCGCAGGTGGGTATCTAGAACCAAGAGCACTATACACATCAACTACCTATGATAAAACAGGAAATAGCGGACGAGAAAGTAGAACGGTTCATCTTGGGGTAGATTTTTGGTTACCAGCAAATACTCGGGTTCATGCTTTTTTAGATGGAGAAGTTGTAGCCGCATTTAACCATACCGGAGATAAAAACTACGGAGGGTTAATTATACTTAAACATCAAAATGATGCATTAGAATTCTATACCCTATATGGGCATTTAACAGTTGATAGTGTTATACAAAAACAGCCTGGAGATATCATAAAAAAAGGGGAGTGTATTGGATACCTTGGTGATCCTACTCAAAATGGAAATTGGGCTCCACATTTACATTTTCAGATAATGCTTTCTATGCTAAACTATACTGTAGACTTTCCTGGAGTAGCGTATTATAATCAAATAGACGTGTGGAAAGGACTATGCCCGGATCCTAACTTTTTATTCAAATTAGAAAGCCTGAATTCTCAAAGTGATGCGACTAATGAAGAGTTAATCACATATCGAAAAAAACACCTGGGTAAGAGCTTGAGTTTGCAATATAAAACACCAATTAAAATGGTACGTGGTGCCGGACAATATCTAATTGATCAATATGGTAAAAAGTATTTAGATACAGTAAACAATGTAGCTCATGTAGGACACGAAAATTATGCTGTAGTCAAAGCAGGGCAAGAACAAATGGCCTTGATTAATACTAATTCTCGCTATCTACACGATACTATTAATCAATTAGCAAAGGAGTTGATAGAAACTTTGCCTCCAGAGTTAAATGTATTGCATTTTGTTAATTCTGGAAGTGAAGCTAATGAACTAGCTATTAGAATGGTTAAGGCTGTAACGGGAGAGTGTGATATTATAGCTTCAGAAGTTGGTTATCATGGAAATGCTAATATGTGCATCGATATTAGTTCGTATAAATTTGATGGTAATGGAGGCCATGGAGCTCCAGAGCATACTCATATATTTCCCTTACCTGATGCCTATAGAGGAAAATACAGAGGAGAAAACACAGGAGAACACTATGCGTTAGAGGTTCAGAATTGTATTGAAGAGGTGCATAAAAAAGGAAGAGGTGTTGGTGCTTTTATCATAGAGCCTATTATAAGTTGTGGTGGCCAGATTGAATTACCAGATGGCTTTTTACCTAAAGCCTACGAATATACTCGGGCCGCAGGAGGGTTATGTATCTCTGATGAAGTACAAGTAGGCTGCGGAAGAGTAGGGAAGACCTTTTGGGGATTTCAGCTATACGATGTAATCCCAGATATTATAACCATAGGAAAGCCTTTAGGTAATGGACACCCATTGGCAGCAGTTGTTTGCACACAAGAGGTAGCAGACAAATTTGCTAATGGAATGGAATACTTTAACACCTTTGGAGGAAATCCAGTTTCTTCGGCTATAGGTACTGCAGTGCTTAAAACTGTAAAACGTGATAAACTACAACAACATGCTCTAAAAATCGGAACGTTTTTAAAAGAAGAATTAAAAAAGCTAACTATAAAATATCCCATCATAGGAGATGTTAGAGGGCAAGGGTTATTTCTGGGTTTTGAGCTTGTAGATGATAATATGAATCCTTTGGCAAATCATGCTGACTATTTGGCTAACAGGATAAAAGATTATGGCATCCTCATGAGCACAGATGGCCCGGATCACAATGTATTAAAAATTAAGCCTCCTATGATTTTTACTGAAGAAAATGCAGAAGAATTAATTTTTTACCTCGATAAAGTATGTGCAGAAGACTACATGCAGAGTATTAAAGAAATATAA
- a CDS encoding T9SS type A sorting domain-containing protein — MTKFVQLLLFVLFTNGIQAQKVYEDFKSNTAQLQWIASNGIYALESNPENNQSQIGTYTKSPSHPYSLFFASINQGIDLTIFNQIRIKIYSSSLRSFTIKLEGDSGAIEKTTTITEINKWIEYEFDFSDGSSISGLNKIILFFDPGSNRGEKFYFDDIVAYTAAQANTQIVDTFEIGGTNWNGNNGVFNTVNNPQPLQTLNTSATCGLFTKNSDAYSFVSTTIGTIDYSTHNELQIKILQNQNSGNDQYTRFTVKLENSITQESIERRGFIGNTNTWTTYSFDFSSIPQNTTYDKLSIFFGHNDTSNTNSFYFDDVLFRTKRTYLVNTNRTIDQLTQNSYEVFKLLRTNKGAYRDAKLISSNNDYHPGSTASTGMGLIALCIANEKNWESNAPDLVIKTLETMTGHTSGFNLDTNASGFVRHFFDPNSGVRAWNSEYSSIDTAILMSGALFAKEYFSDPSAPNRATTQQKTRITTLVNQLWNSITWDEAIENAANGTIYRDLDSAGKGIPGTTTLPYNEYIIVADLIHRSGSASGKTLWDKFYKNPYNTDGNGQYLLPRATASYTAPNTQVINNETLTDSNGNFVSSFLVQFSYYLIHDFASSTSYVNYMKNAKNADKNWWKYVSEDQYYSPVTRSSFEWGTGAGAANAINGYHADKIYNNDNDNWTKIVSPHIIAGFLPVDQNNEIKNDILNLYTSGKGIYTLPNASQTEILWRYSKEDINWKAETIQGVDFSTMLFGLYHIEDPGFFKKYNNYTIAGMPSTNDVKLRITFDNYPEETTWEIKNASNQVVHSGGSYGSQTDGSTLNVTKTLDADCYTLVVKDTYGDGICCSYGNGSYELTNSVSGVVLVSGGSFSSQDTKTFCLENATLHNLNTGIKTDIESSDIVIHPIPAKDVIMIRMNNIKGSNYRIINHIGQIIKNGKVSENRVELGNLPDGMYFFSVILNDKTLTKKLIIKQ; from the coding sequence ATGACAAAATTTGTACAATTACTATTATTTGTTCTATTTACAAACGGAATACAGGCACAAAAAGTTTATGAGGATTTTAAATCGAACACTGCTCAACTTCAATGGATTGCTTCTAATGGTATTTACGCCTTAGAAAGCAATCCCGAAAATAATCAATCACAAATAGGTACATACACAAAATCACCTTCGCATCCATATAGCCTATTCTTTGCATCCATAAATCAAGGAATAGACCTGACTATCTTTAATCAAATCAGAATTAAAATATACAGTAGTTCGCTAAGATCATTTACGATAAAATTAGAAGGAGATAGTGGTGCGATAGAGAAAACTACAACGATTACAGAAATCAATAAGTGGATCGAATACGAATTTGATTTTAGTGATGGTAGTTCTATCTCTGGATTAAACAAAATAATCTTGTTTTTTGACCCTGGTTCTAATCGCGGAGAGAAATTTTACTTTGATGATATTGTTGCTTATACCGCCGCGCAGGCAAACACTCAAATCGTTGATACTTTTGAAATTGGAGGTACAAACTGGAATGGTAATAATGGAGTTTTTAATACCGTTAATAACCCACAACCTTTACAGACACTAAATACAAGTGCTACTTGTGGTTTGTTTACAAAGAACAGTGATGCTTATTCTTTTGTTTCAACCACTATCGGAACTATTGATTATAGTACTCACAATGAATTACAAATCAAAATTCTACAAAATCAAAATTCTGGAAACGATCAATATACCCGGTTTACCGTAAAATTAGAAAACTCAATCACCCAAGAATCTATTGAGAGAAGAGGGTTTATCGGTAATACAAATACATGGACTACATATTCTTTTGATTTTAGTTCAATTCCTCAAAACACTACATACGATAAACTATCCATCTTTTTTGGCCATAACGATACTTCTAATACTAATTCCTTTTATTTTGATGATGTCCTTTTTAGAACAAAACGTACTTATCTTGTAAATACTAATCGTACTATAGATCAATTAACTCAGAATTCTTATGAAGTCTTCAAATTGCTTAGAACCAATAAAGGTGCGTATCGGGATGCTAAATTGATTTCTAGTAATAATGATTATCATCCTGGATCTACCGCATCTACAGGAATGGGATTGATCGCTTTATGTATCGCCAATGAAAAAAACTGGGAGTCTAATGCTCCTGATTTGGTTATAAAAACATTAGAAACAATGACAGGGCATACTTCTGGATTTAATTTGGATACAAATGCCAGTGGTTTTGTCAGACACTTTTTTGATCCAAATAGTGGAGTAAGGGCCTGGAATTCTGAATATAGCTCTATAGATACTGCTATCCTTATGTCTGGAGCGCTATTTGCAAAGGAATATTTTTCAGACCCTTCTGCACCTAACAGAGCTACAACACAACAAAAGACACGGATTACAACCCTTGTGAATCAGTTATGGAATTCTATAACTTGGGATGAAGCGATAGAAAATGCAGCTAATGGTACCATATATAGAGATTTAGATAGTGCAGGAAAAGGTATTCCTGGTACAACTACTCTACCTTATAATGAGTATATCATTGTAGCCGATTTAATACATCGATCGGGATCTGCATCGGGTAAAACGCTGTGGGACAAATTTTATAAAAACCCATATAATACAGACGGTAATGGGCAATATTTACTTCCCAGAGCAACTGCAAGCTACACTGCTCCCAATACCCAAGTAATCAACAACGAAACACTTACAGATAGTAATGGCAATTTCGTGTCTAGTTTTTTGGTTCAATTTTCATATTACCTAATCCATGATTTTGCATCTAGTACTTCTTATGTTAACTATATGAAAAATGCAAAAAATGCTGATAAAAATTGGTGGAAATATGTTTCTGAAGATCAATATTATAGCCCTGTTACCAGATCCTCTTTTGAATGGGGTACAGGAGCTGGTGCTGCCAATGCAATAAACGGTTATCATGCAGATAAAATTTATAATAATGATAATGATAATTGGACTAAGATCGTATCACCACACATTATTGCAGGTTTTTTACCCGTTGATCAAAATAATGAGATCAAAAACGATATTCTTAATCTATATACATCAGGAAAAGGAATTTATACGTTACCTAATGCTTCTCAAACTGAAATTTTATGGAGATATAGTAAAGAGGATATTAATTGGAAAGCAGAAACCATTCAAGGTGTAGATTTTTCTACTATGCTTTTTGGTTTATATCATATAGAAGACCCTGGGTTCTTTAAGAAATATAACAACTATACTATTGCAGGAATGCCTTCTACAAACGATGTAAAACTGCGTATTACTTTTGATAATTATCCCGAAGAAACCACATGGGAAATTAAAAATGCCAGCAACCAGGTAGTACACTCAGGAGGATCTTATGGTTCTCAAACAGATGGCTCTACTCTTAATGTTACTAAAACTCTGGATGCAGATTGCTACACATTAGTAGTTAAGGATACATATGGTGATGGGATTTGCTGTAGTTATGGTAATGGTTCTTATGAATTAACCAATAGTGTTTCGGGGGTTGTATTAGTCTCAGGTGGATCATTTTCTTCTCAAGATACTAAAACCTTCTGTTTAGAGAATGCTACACTACATAACCTTAATACAGGTATAAAAACGGATATAGAAAGCTCTGATATTGTTATTCATCCTATTCCCGCAAAAGACGTTATCATGATTCGAATGAACAATATCAAGGGTTCAAATTATAGAATCATTAACCATATTGGTCAGATAATAAAAAATGGGAAAGTATCTGAAAACAGAGTAGAATTAGGCAATTTACCAGATGGAATGTATTTCTTTTCGGTTATATTAAATGATAAAACACTAACCAAAAAGCTTATTATCAAGCAATAA
- a CDS encoding IS1595 family transposase, translated as MIPEDFRDFFISSSALVQSEIVSTLLEISTEGSALIDSNQSKAISCPHCKCNKIKANGKLKGVQRYVCNTCHKNFSETTGKFWYNLKKKDKVNRYLFCLLSGYSIRKSAKETGISIQTSFDWRHKLLVSFGSVSVDEFQGILESDDLFFAYSEKGNRNLDRPARKRGAKASKAGLSNEKVAVIASCDRSGNKDFKVATRGRISKSDLETILQGKLAKVETLCSDSHRSYTAFAKDKKVAHKKFNASKGQRAVDKIYHVQNVNNMDMRLRKFMEPFNGVATKYLQNYLNWFLVLEKIKNSTSKMATVAAIAFASNTAWMEFKNIVVNNMLFRT; from the coding sequence ATGATACCAGAAGATTTTAGAGATTTTTTCATTAGTTCATCGGCTTTGGTTCAATCAGAAATTGTTTCCACATTATTGGAGATCTCTACTGAGGGTTCAGCCCTGATTGATAGCAATCAGAGTAAAGCCATAAGCTGTCCTCATTGTAAGTGCAATAAAATTAAGGCTAATGGTAAGCTCAAAGGAGTACAGCGCTATGTTTGTAATACTTGTCATAAAAACTTTAGTGAAACTACCGGTAAGTTCTGGTACAACCTCAAGAAGAAAGACAAAGTTAATCGTTATTTATTCTGTTTACTCTCTGGATATAGTATTCGCAAGAGTGCCAAAGAAACAGGGATTTCTATTCAGACTTCTTTTGATTGGAGGCACAAATTACTTGTCTCCTTTGGGAGCGTAAGTGTGGATGAATTCCAAGGAATCCTAGAGAGTGATGATCTTTTCTTTGCTTACTCTGAAAAAGGGAATCGAAATTTGGATCGTCCTGCTAGAAAACGTGGCGCAAAGGCAAGTAAAGCTGGTCTCAGTAATGAAAAAGTAGCTGTGATAGCCAGTTGTGACCGATCAGGGAACAAAGATTTCAAAGTAGCTACCAGAGGTCGCATTAGTAAAAGTGACTTGGAGACTATATTACAAGGGAAGTTGGCTAAAGTAGAAACCCTTTGTAGCGACAGTCACAGAAGCTATACTGCATTTGCAAAAGACAAGAAGGTAGCACACAAAAAATTTAATGCTTCGAAGGGTCAAAGAGCTGTTGACAAAATATATCACGTACAAAATGTGAATAATATGGATATGCGTCTAAGGAAATTTATGGAGCCCTTCAATGGAGTGGCAACAAAATACCTTCAGAATTATCTGAATTGGTTTTTAGTCTTAGAAAAAATAAAAAATTCAACCAGTAAAATGGCAACCGTAGCAGCTATAGCCTTTGCTTCCAATACTGCCTGGATGGAATTTAAAAACATAGTAGTAAATAATATGCTTTTTAGAACTTAG